The genomic window GGGTTTCGAACTGGAGTTGGACCCCCAAGCCGGGTTGCACTACGACGACTGGACCCTGCGCCGACCCGAAACCGTCGATCTGACCGGCCGCGGCCCCGGCTACCGCTATCTGCGCGCCCGCGGCAACTCGATCGAAGGTGGCACCTCGGAGATCCTGCGCAACACCATCTCCGAACGAGTGCTCGGATTGCCCGGCGAACATCGGGTCGATAAGGACGTGGCGTGGAAGGACATCCCACGATGAGCACCGGTGATCTGCTGTACTCCGACACCGAGGAGGCGTTGCGCGACAGTGTGCGCCAGTTGTTCGCCGAGCGCTGCGCGCCCGAGACCGTAGCTACAGCCTATGACGATGCGCCCCATGACTTTTCCGGGTTGTGGCGCACGCTGGCCGCCGACCTTGGGGTTGCCGGCCTGTTGGTGCCGGAAACCCTGGGCGGAGCCGGCGCAAGTGCCCGCGAAGCCGCCGTGGTGATGGAGGAGATAGGCCAGGCCGTTGCCCCGGTGCCGTTCCTGTCCAGTGCGGTGCTCGCCACGACTGCTCTGTTGCTGGCTGGTGATACCGGGACGGTGTCGTTGCTGGCCGAGGGCGCGACCACCGCGGCGCTGGTGGTGTCGTGGTTCAGCGCACCGGGCGACGCGGTCGCCGGGGTGACCAGTACTGCCGATGGTCTGACCGGAATGGTCGCCAGCGTCGCGGGTGCCGCCGAAGCCGACGTGTTGGTCATACCGGTTGCCGGTGCGAAGGGTGTTGAGCTGCATACCGTTTCGCTTGACGCCGCGGGGGTGGAGGTGTCACCTCGGTTGGCGTTCGACATGACCCGGCCGCTGGCCGACGTGCGGTTCTCGGGCGCCGCGTCGTCGCGGGTCGGTACTGGGTCGGCGGAGGCGGCGATCGGGGAGGCGTTGCAGACGGCGGCGGCTCTGCTGGCCAGCGAGCAGCTCGGCCTGGCGCAGTGGTGTTTTGCCACCACATTGGATTACGTCAAGCAGCGTAAGCAGTTCGGGCGTGCCATCGGGTCGTATCAGGCGATCAAGCACCGGTTGGCCGATCTGTGGCTGGAGGTCAATTCCGCGACGGCCGCGGCCCGGTATGCCGCGGACACGTGCGCCCGCGGTGATCAAGACGCTGCCGTCGCCGCTGCGCTGGCCCAGGCGTACTGCAGCGGTGTGGCGGTGCACGCCGCCCAGGAGTGCGTGCAACTGCACGGCGGCATCGGGATGACCTGGGAGTATCCAGCACACCTGTATCTGAAGCGGGCCAAGAGCGACCAGTTGGCCCTCGGCACCGCTTATCAGCATCGCGCCCGGTTAGCCGACCTGGTCGACCTGCCGCCCACCTAACCGCGAGCAGACGCAGAATCGCACGACACGCGGCTCATTGACGCGATTCTGCGTCTGCTCGCGAGGGTGAGGTGGGGGCCGCGCCGCTTTCGCTCGAACCGAGTTCATAGCAACACTGTTCACAGCGGACGTGCTCACAATTGCGAAAGGAAGCTCGTGCACACAAGAACTGCCAGGTTCACCCCTGGTGCAGCGCTGTCATTCGCTGCCGGGCTGGCGTTTGTCATCGCGACAATGGCCGCGGCTCCGGCCAACGCGACGCCGCCCATCGGAGTCAGCGCGGTGGTGTTGTCGAAACAAACCGTGAATGGGAAGGACTACATCGTCAGCCAGATTACGATCGCGCCGAATGGTAGTACCGGGTGGCACACGCACCAGGGCGAAATCTACGGCATCGTCAAGGCCGGCGAGCTGACTCACTACGGCGCGGACTGCCGTCAGGACGGCGTTTATGGCGTCGGAGCTCCAGTCACCGACCCGACCGGTGCCGACCACGTTCACATCGGGCGCAATGAGGGCACGGTGCCGCTGGTTCTAGAAGTCACCTACGTCGACCCGGCCGGCGCGCCCACATCTGACAGCGCATCGGACCCGGGTTGCAACTTCTCCTGAGGAGAAGTGCATTTCTCACCACACGGCGGACGGGAGTGATTGCGGGTCTCAACCCGATAGTGCCGCACCGAAGACCTCGGTCATCGCCTCCCAATGCCGCTCGGCGGCCGAGGCGCTGTAGGGCGGGTTGTCGGGGACCGCGAATCCGTGGCCGGCCTCATACCACTCGATGCGGTGCGCCACGTCGGCCGCGGTCAGCGCCTTCTCCAACTGTTCGGCGTGGTCCGCGGTGAACGAGGCGTCGTTGCGCGCGCCACCGACGTACACGAAGGCGTTCATCCGGTCGGCCAACAGGTGAGGGCTGTCGGGACCGTCGGTGACCAGTCCGCCGCCGTGGAAGGACGCCGCCGCCGCGACCCGGTCGGGAAGGCGGCCGGCCAGCAGCACCGAAATTCGCCCGCCCATGCAGTAGCCGCACACACCGAAACGATCCCCAGTCACTTCTGGGCGAGCGACCAGGTAGTCGAAAAGTGCCCCGGCGTCACGGGTGATGCGATCCGGGGTCAGGGTGCCGATCAGGAACATGATCCGTGCCCGTTCCTTGGCGTCACCGAACGCCGTCGCCATATCGAACGGGGCCCAGTCGCCCTCGCGGTAGTAGACGTCGGGCAGCAGCACCGCGTAGCCGGATCTGGCCAGCTTGGCCGCCATGTGGTCGAAGGTCTCGCGCACGCCGCCCGCGTCGGGAAACATGATCACGCCCGGCCACGGGCCCTGTCCTTCGGGGGTGAAGAGCTGGACGGGGCAGGTCCCGTCCGGTGTAGTGACGGAGTCTTTGATGTTCGGCATGGCACCCGTTCTACTCCTGCGGGCGAGACGGTTGGCCATCGGCGGCGACCCGCCGCGCCCGGCTTCGCCGCGCTTGCGATCGCCGCGGGAGATTCGGGCGGCGACCCGCCGCGCCCGGCTTCGCCGCGCTTGCGATCGCCGCTAAGCTGACCGCGTGCCGATCGCCACACCCTACGAGGATCTGCTCCGCACAGTGCTCGAAACGGGGACGGCGAAATCCGACCGCACCGGCACCGGCACCCGCAGTCTGTTCGGCCAGCAGATCCGCTACGACCTGTCGGCCGGTTTCCCGTTGCTCACCACCAAGAAGGTGCACTTCAAGTCGGTGGCTTACGAGTTGCTGTGGTTCCTGCGCGGCGAGTCCAATGTCGGCTGGTTACAGGAGCACGGCGTCACGATCTGGGACGAATGGGCAAGCGAGACCGGCGATCTGGGCCCCATCTACGGAGTGCAGTGGCGCTCCTGGCCGACCCCGTCGGGCGAGCACATCGACCAGATCAGCGCGGCGCTGGAATTGCTGCGCACCGACCCCGATTCGCGGCGCATCATTGTCTCGGCGTGGAACGTCAGCGACATCCCGCGCATGGCGTTGCCGCCATGCCACGCCTTCTTCCAGTTCTACGTCGCCGACGGGCGGCTGAGCTGCCAGCTGTATCAGCGCAGCGCCGACCTGTTTCTCGGGGTGCCGTTCAATATCGCCAGCTACGCGCTGCTCACTCACATGATGGCCGCCCAGGCCGGCCTGTCGGTCGGGGAGTTCGTCTGGACCGGCGGCGACTGCCACATCTATGACAACCACGTCGAGCAGGTCACCGAGCAGCTGGGCCGCCAACCCCGGCCTTACCCCAAACTGGTTCTGGCTGAGCGCGATTCGATCTTCGACTACACCTACGACGACATCAAAGTCGAGAACTACGACCCGCATCCGGCGATCAAAGCCCCCGTCGCTGTATGACCCATGCAGCCGAACTGGGCTTGGTGTGGGCTCAGTCGACGTCCGGCGTCATCGGGCGCGGCGGGGACATCCCGTGGCGGTTACCCGAGGACCTCGCCCGGTTTAAACAGGTCACTATGGGTCACACCGTGGTGATGGGCCGCCGCACGTGGGACTCTCTGCCCGCTCGGGTGCGACCGCTGCCGGGACGCCGCAACGTCGTCCTGTCCCGCCAGGGGGGTTTCACGGCGGACGGAGCGCAGGTGGTGGGCTCCCTCGAGCAGGCCCTGACCGATGACGACACGTGGGTGATCGGCGGTAGCGAGATTTATGCGCTGGCACTGCCGCTGGCCACCCGATGTGAGGTCACCGAGGTGGACATCGATCTGCCGCGCGACGATGATGACGCGCTAGCCCCCTTGCTCGACGAGGCGTGGGTGGGCGAAACGGGGGAGTGGCTGGTCAGCAGCGGTGGCCTGCGCTACCGGTTCCACAGCTACTCTCGGCCGTAACCGGTCATGTCCTGACCAATGGCATGGCTTGACCAAAAACTTGGGCCCTCATCGGGTTGACCAGGTGTTCGAGGAAAGGGGGAATCGGGAGTGGTAACCGAACCCGCAAAAGTGTTTTCGCGCAAGTTCTGGGGCTACGATCCGGCCGCGGTTGATGCCCAGATCGAGGCGTTGACCACCAGGCAGCAGCTGCTGCGCGACGACGTGGAGAACCTACGGGCCCGGCTGAGGAACTCCGGCGACGAAGTGGCCGCGCTGCGCAAGGAGGTAGCCCTTCTCACCGAGACCTCACCGTCGCCGCATGCGGTGCAACAGCGGATGGCCAAGATGCTGCGCAGTGCGGTCGACGAGGTTTCCCAGATGCAGGCCGAGGCGCGGGCCGAAGCCGAGGCGCTGATCGCGGCGGCCGAAGCCGAGGCCGAGGCCGAGCGGCGAAAGCACGAAGATCTATTGGCCGAGATGGCGGCGCAACGCAAATCGCTGGACGCCGAGTGCGAGGAAACCAGGGAACGGCTCGACGCCGAATTGAGCGAGATGCGCGCCGAGGCCCGAGCGGCGATCGACAAGGCATGGCAGGACGCCCAGCGCGAGCGCGAACAGTTGCTGACCGACGCCAGGCAGCGTGCTGATCGGGAGCGCGAGCAGGCGCGTCGCGCGGTGAACGAGGCCAGTCAGCAACGCATCAGGATCCTGGAGCAACTGATGGGTGTGAACCGCGATCTCGCGGCGGTGCCGGCCGCCCTGGAGGCGGCATACCAGGAGGGCAAGAATTCCCCGGAGGCGAACGGCGCCGAACACGCAGACGACAAAGTCAGCACGGGCTAGCCGCGAAGACCGGTATTCTCAGCGCCGTGTCGAACCCTAGCGGCAGGCTCACCGGTGCTCAGGCCCGAAGGATAGCCGTTGCGGCACAAGGGTTTACCGAGCCGCGGCGCAGCGGCAAAATCACTCGCGCGCACCTGCGCCGCCTGATATCCCGCATTCAAGTCCTGCAACTGGATTCGGTCTCGGTCGCGGTGCGTGCGCACTACGCCCCGGTGTTCAGCCGGCTGGGACCGTACGACCGTGACGTGCTCGACCTTGCGGCCTGGGGTCCGCGGCCGGTGCGGCTGCTGGCCGAGTATTGGGCGCACGAAGCCGCGCTGGTGGCCGTCGACGACTGGCCGCTGCTGCGCTGGCGGATGCGCCAGTATCGCCATGGCCGGTGGGGCACCCACATCGTCAAAGCCAACCCCCAACTCGTCGAGGATGTCGTCGCCGCGGTCGGTGAGCTGGGCCCCAGCACGGCCGGACAGATCGAAGCACATCTGGCCGCCGAGCCACTGCAGGGCGCTGGGGGCATCAAAAGGGCATGGTGGAACCGCAGCGACACCAAATGGGTGTGTGAAGCGCTGTTCGCATCCGGAGTGCTGACCACCGCGACCCGCGTCGGCTTCGCCCGCCACTACGACCTGGTCGAGCGAGTGCTGCCCGCCGACGTGCTGGCCCGTCAGGTCGACGACGAAGAGGCGATCCGCGAACTGACGTTGCGCGCGGCCGGCGGGTTGGGGGTCGGCACCGAGGCGGATATCCGCGACTACTTCCGCTTGTCCGCGCAGCAGGTCAAGCCGGCCATCGCCGACCTGGTCGCGGCTGGTGAGATCGAGAAGGTCGATGTCGAGGGCTGGTCAGCGCCGGCCTATCTGCGCAGCGGTCAGAGCGTGCCACGCGCGGACCGCGGCACCGCATTGTTGTGCCCGTTCGACCCGTTGATCTTCTTCCGGCCCCGAGTCGAGCGGCTGTTCGGCTTTCACTATCGCATCGAGATCTACACCCCGGCGGCCAAGCGGCAGTACGGCTACTACGTGTGGCCGCTGCTGCTGGACGGTCAACTGGTCGCCCGTGTCGACCTGAAAGCCGACCGTGCCGCCGACACGCTGCAGGTCGTCGGCGCCTTCGCCGAACCCGACGTGCACCGAGGCCAGGTGGCCGCCGCGCTGGTCGGTGAACTGGAGTCCATGGCCTCCTGGCTGGGCCTGGGCGGGATCACGGTGTCGCAGCGCGGCGATCTCGCTGCCGAATTAGGCAGTGCCGCAAGGCGAGTCAGCTGATGGCTGCCGAACTGAAAGACACCCTGTGGAAGGCCGCGAACAAGCTGCGCGGTTCGCTGCCGGCCGCACAGTACAAAGACGTCATCCTCGGGTTGGTCTTCCTCAGATACGTCTCCGGCGTCGAGCACAATTCGTTCGTCGTCCCCGCCGCTGCGGTATGGAAGTCGTTGGCAGACAACGCCGAGGCGCCGGATGTCGGTCGGCGCCTCGACGCGGCAATGGGATCCCTGATGGCCGCCAATCCCACGTTGGCAGGCGTGTTGCCGCAGCTGTATCACCGCGTCGATCAGCGTCGGCTGGCCGAGGTGGTCGGTCTGCTCGGCGGCGCGGACTTCAGGGGGCGCGACGGCGCCTGCCCGCGAGACCTGATCGGCGAAGTATACGAGTACTTCCTCGCCAATTTCGCACGCGCAGAAGGGAAGCGGGGCGGTGAATTCTTCACTCCGCCCAGCGTGGTGCGGTTGCTGGTGGAAATCCTGGAACCGTCCAGTGGGCGGGTGTACGACCCGTGCTGCGGTTCGGGCGGGATGTTCGTTCAACTTCGTCCCGGCGCCGCCGGGAATGTGACGATCTACGGGCAGGAGAGCGTCGAGGAGACCTGGCGGATGGCCAAGATGAACTTGACCGTTCACGGCATCGACGACACCGGCATTCGACGGGGCGACACCTTCGTCACCGACCTGCACGCCGGCACCCAGATGGACTACGTGCTGGCCAACCCGCCGTTCAACATCAAGGATTGGGCCCGCGACGAACAGGACCCGCGGTGGCGTTTCGGCATCCCGCCGTCTGGCAACGCCAACTTCGCCTGGATTCAACACATCGTGTCCAAGCTGGCACCGGGCGGAACCGCCGGCGTGGTCATGACCAACGGATCACTGACGTCAAAAGCCAACGGCGAAGGGCACATTCGGGCCCGTATTGTCGATGCCGATCTCGTGTTCGGTGTGGTCGCCCTGCCGGCGCAGTTGTTTCGCAGCACCGCAATCCCGGTGTGCCTGTGGTTGTTCGCCATGGACAAAGGTGAGCGGCGCGGCCAGGTGCTGTTCATCGACGCGCGGCAGCTGGGTCACCTGGTCGCCCGGGCCGAACGAGTGCTGGCCA from Mycobacterium kubicae includes these protein-coding regions:
- a CDS encoding alpha/beta fold hydrolase; the protein is MPNIKDSVTTPDGTCPVQLFTPEGQGPWPGVIMFPDAGGVRETFDHMAAKLARSGYAVLLPDVYYREGDWAPFDMATAFGDAKERARIMFLIGTLTPDRITRDAGALFDYLVARPEVTGDRFGVCGYCMGGRISVLLAGRLPDRVAAAASFHGGGLVTDGPDSPHLLADRMNAFVYVGGARNDASFTADHAEQLEKALTAADVAHRIEWYEAGHGFAVPDNPPYSASAAERHWEAMTEVFGAALSG
- a CDS encoding cupin domain-containing protein, which produces MAAAPANATPPIGVSAVVLSKQTVNGKDYIVSQITIAPNGSTGWHTHQGEIYGIVKAGELTHYGADCRQDGVYGVGAPVTDPTGADHVHIGRNEGTVPLVLEVTYVDPAGAPTSDSASDPGCNFS
- a CDS encoding winged helix-turn-helix domain-containing protein, translated to MSNPSGRLTGAQARRIAVAAQGFTEPRRSGKITRAHLRRLISRIQVLQLDSVSVAVRAHYAPVFSRLGPYDRDVLDLAAWGPRPVRLLAEYWAHEAALVAVDDWPLLRWRMRQYRHGRWGTHIVKANPQLVEDVVAAVGELGPSTAGQIEAHLAAEPLQGAGGIKRAWWNRSDTKWVCEALFASGVLTTATRVGFARHYDLVERVLPADVLARQVDDEEAIRELTLRAAGGLGVGTEADIRDYFRLSAQQVKPAIADLVAAGEIEKVDVEGWSAPAYLRSGQSVPRADRGTALLCPFDPLIFFRPRVERLFGFHYRIEIYTPAAKRQYGYYVWPLLLDGQLVARVDLKADRAADTLQVVGAFAEPDVHRGQVAAALVGELESMASWLGLGGITVSQRGDLAAELGSAARRVS
- a CDS encoding dihydrofolate reductase, which translates into the protein MTHAAELGLVWAQSTSGVIGRGGDIPWRLPEDLARFKQVTMGHTVVMGRRTWDSLPARVRPLPGRRNVVLSRQGGFTADGAQVVGSLEQALTDDDTWVIGGSEIYALALPLATRCEVTEVDIDLPRDDDDALAPLLDEAWVGETGEWLVSSGGLRYRFHSYSRP
- a CDS encoding thymidylate synthase; translation: MPIATPYEDLLRTVLETGTAKSDRTGTGTRSLFGQQIRYDLSAGFPLLTTKKVHFKSVAYELLWFLRGESNVGWLQEHGVTIWDEWASETGDLGPIYGVQWRSWPTPSGEHIDQISAALELLRTDPDSRRIIVSAWNVSDIPRMALPPCHAFFQFYVADGRLSCQLYQRSADLFLGVPFNIASYALLTHMMAAQAGLSVGEFVWTGGDCHIYDNHVEQVTEQLGRQPRPYPKLVLAERDSIFDYTYDDIKVENYDPHPAIKAPVAV
- a CDS encoding DivIVA domain-containing protein, whose product is MVTEPAKVFSRKFWGYDPAAVDAQIEALTTRQQLLRDDVENLRARLRNSGDEVAALRKEVALLTETSPSPHAVQQRMAKMLRSAVDEVSQMQAEARAEAEALIAAAEAEAEAERRKHEDLLAEMAAQRKSLDAECEETRERLDAELSEMRAEARAAIDKAWQDAQREREQLLTDARQRADREREQARRAVNEASQQRIRILEQLMGVNRDLAAVPAALEAAYQEGKNSPEANGAEHADDKVSTG
- a CDS encoding acyl-CoA dehydrogenase family protein; amino-acid sequence: MSTGDLLYSDTEEALRDSVRQLFAERCAPETVATAYDDAPHDFSGLWRTLAADLGVAGLLVPETLGGAGASAREAAVVMEEIGQAVAPVPFLSSAVLATTALLLAGDTGTVSLLAEGATTAALVVSWFSAPGDAVAGVTSTADGLTGMVASVAGAAEADVLVIPVAGAKGVELHTVSLDAAGVEVSPRLAFDMTRPLADVRFSGAASSRVGTGSAEAAIGEALQTAAALLASEQLGLAQWCFATTLDYVKQRKQFGRAIGSYQAIKHRLADLWLEVNSATAAARYAADTCARGDQDAAVAAALAQAYCSGVAVHAAQECVQLHGGIGMTWEYPAHLYLKRAKSDQLALGTAYQHRARLADLVDLPPT
- a CDS encoding type I restriction-modification system subunit M — protein: MAAELKDTLWKAANKLRGSLPAAQYKDVILGLVFLRYVSGVEHNSFVVPAAAVWKSLADNAEAPDVGRRLDAAMGSLMAANPTLAGVLPQLYHRVDQRRLAEVVGLLGGADFRGRDGACPRDLIGEVYEYFLANFARAEGKRGGEFFTPPSVVRLLVEILEPSSGRVYDPCCGSGGMFVQLRPGAAGNVTIYGQESVEETWRMAKMNLTVHGIDDTGIRRGDTFVTDLHAGTQMDYVLANPPFNIKDWARDEQDPRWRFGIPPSGNANFAWIQHIVSKLAPGGTAGVVMTNGSLTSKANGEGHIRARIVDADLVFGVVALPAQLFRSTAIPVCLWLFAMDKGERRGQVLFIDARQLGHLVARAERVLASAEIARIAGAYRAWSRSPEDVEYEDVPGFCRSVSLEEIRTCGYALTPARYVGVPAADDEYESLDAKLARLSADLLTALDDSAQCDKVVRQQLERVRWR